In Mercurialis annua linkage group LG6, ddMerAnnu1.2, whole genome shotgun sequence, the following are encoded in one genomic region:
- the LOC126653933 gene encoding uncharacterized protein LOC126653933, with translation MPYVDSFFGDTTFTTTQDPPGPSESQVPPAPMPYSDSSFRHTTFANPRDPFAPSDSQVRQPPIPSFHSYLGEMGYTPLGTPAQPESDQSWPAPPTHSDVPWRTSTESDFIEQLFYYPAAPTVGQASSSHQLPPSGSPQAQDPSHMYFSTTEPWCSGADLSADPFSGDWFQHFTPPGFTLYPDITSQDLRDTTPAPVIEQPHQSVDEDSDDSEDNDDSDNSDEGDGGDYNPVTDTSRHRRTQQGYDMRTRMRKPARYRD, from the exons ATGCCGTATGTTGACTCATTTTTTGGAGATACGACCTTTACGACCACTCAGGATCCACCAGGGCCATCTGAGTCACAG GTCCCCCCGGCGCCGATGCCGTATAGTGACTCATCTTTTAGACATACGACATTTGCCAACCCTCGAGATCCTTTTGCGCCATCTGATTCACAG GTTCGCCAGCCACCGATTCCGTCTTTTCATTCATATCTGGGAGAGATGGGATATACTCCACTAGGTACGCCGGCTCAGCCAGAGTCAGATCAGTCATGGCCTGCACCGCCGACGCATTCAGATGTCCCATGGCGTACGTCGACAGAGTCGGATTTCATTGAACAGTTGTTCTACTATCCCGCCGCACCTACTGTAGGACAGGCGTCATCGTCACATCAGCTACCACCTTCTGGGTCGCCTCAGGCTCAAGATCCTTCGCATATGTATTTCTCGACTACGGAACCGTGGTGCTCTGGTGCAGATCTGTCTGCTGATCCGTTTTCCGGTGATTGGTTTCAGCATTTTACGCCTCCTGGTTTTACCCTGTATCCGGACATCACCTCGCAGGATCTGCGAGACACTACTCCAGCTCCAGTTATAGAACAGCCACACCAGTCCGTAGACGAAGACAGTGACGATTCAGAAGACAACGACGATTCTGATAACAGTGACGAGGGTGACGGTGGCGACTATAACCCTGTGACTGATACCTCACGTCACCGACGCACTCAGCAGGGTTATGACATGAGAACCCGCATGCGGAAACCGGCTCGATATCGTGACTAG
- the LOC126653930 gene encoding probable pre-mRNA-splicing factor ATP-dependent RNA helicase DEAH2, which translates to MGTERKRKLSLFDVVDETSISAKLGKFNGGVAAMNFNGTNSLVNRWNGRAYSQRYHEILEKRKTLPVWHQKEEFLAALNKNQVLILVGETGSGKTTQIPQFVLEAVDLETPDKRRKMLIACTQPRRVAAMSVSRRVAEEMDVTIGEEVGYSIRFEDCSSARTVLKYLTDGMLLREAMTDPLLERYKVIILDEAHERTLATDVLFGLLKEVLRNRPDLKLVVMSATLEAEKFQGYFSNAPLMRVPGRLHPVEIFYTQDPERDYLEAAIRTVVQIHTCEPAGDILVFLTGEEEIEDACRKITKEIGNMGDQVGPVKVVPLYSTLPPAMQQKIFEPAPPPLTEDGPAGRKIVVSTNVAETSLTIDGIVYVIDPGFSKQKVYNPRVRVESLLVSPISKASAHQRSGRAGRTQPGKCFRLYTERSFNHDLQPQTYPEILRSNLANTVLTLKKLGIDDLVHFDFMDPPAPETLMRALEMLNYLGALDDEGNLTRLGEIMSEFPLDPQMSKMLVVSPEFNCSNEILSISAMLSVPNCFVRPREAQKAADEAKARFGHIDGDHLTLLNVYHAYKQNNEDPSWCYENFVNHRALKSADNVRQQLVRIMARYNIKLCSTDFNSREYYVNIRKAMLAGYFMQVAHLERTGHYLTVKDNQVVHLHPSNCLDHKPEWVIYSEYVKTSRNFIRTVTDIRGEWLVDLASHYYDLENFPNCEAKRVLEKLYKKPKREKEESKNKK; encoded by the exons ATGGGTACGGAGAGAAAAAGGAAGTTGAGCTTGTTTGACGTGGTAGACGAAACCTCAATATCCGCCAAACTTGGCAAATTTAACGGCGGAGTAGCGGCGATGAATTTTAACGGGACCAACAGTCTTGTAAACAGGTGGAATGGGAGAGCGTATTCGCAGCGGTACCATGAGATTCTCGAGAAACGGAAAACTTTACCCGTTTGGCATCAAAAAGAGGAGTTTTTGGCCGCTTTGAACAAAAATCAAGTACTTATTCTCGTCGGCGAGACGGGTAGCGGTAAAACGACGCAG ATTCCTCAATTTGTATTGGAAGCGGTAGACCTTGAAACGCCTGATAAACGTAGGAAGATGTTGATAGCTTGCACCCAGCCTCGTCGGGTTGCTGCCATGTCTGTTTCTCGGCGTGTTGCGGAAGAGATGGATGTTACTATTGGCGAGGAGGTTGGTTATAGTATTCGTTTTGAAGATTGCAGTAGTGCAAGAACAGTTCTCAA GTATTTGACTGATGGTATGCTTTTAAGAGAAGCAATGACCGATCCCCTTTTGGAACGATACAAAGTAATCATCCTTGATGAAGCTCATGAAAGGACTTTGGCAACTGATGTGCTATTTGGGCTTCTTAAAGAAGTTTTGAGAAATAGACCTGATTTGAAGCTAGTTGTTATGAGTGCAACCCTAGAGGCTGAGAAGTTTCAGGGTTATTTTAGTAATGCACCTCTGATGAGGGTTCCGGGAAGGCTTCATCCTGTGGAGATCTTCTACACTCAGGATCCTGAAAGGGATTATCTTGAGGCAGCCATTCGGACAGTTGTCCAGATACACACGTGTGAACCTGCTGGGGACATACTTGTTTTTCTTACTGGTGAGGAAGAGATAGAAGATGCATGTCGTAAAATAACAAAAGAGATCGGAAATATGGGGGACCAGGTTGGGCCAGTGAAAGTGGTGCCTCTATATTCAACTCTCCCACCAGCAATGCAGCAGAAAATCTTTGAACCTGCTCCACCTCCTCTAACCGAGGATGGCCCTGCTGGACGGAAGATTGTAGTATCAACAAATGTAGCGGAAACTTCTTTGACCATAGATGGTATAGTTTATGTTATTGACCCAGGTTTTTCTAAGCAAAAGGTTTATAACCCAAGAGTGCGTGTTGAATCCTTGCTGGTATCCCCAATATCAAAGGCAAGTGCTCATCAGAGATCAGGTCGTGCTGGAAGAACACAGCCAGGCAAATGCTTTAGACTTTATACGGAGAGAAGTTTTAATCACGATCTTCAGCCGCAAACATATCCAGAGATACTACGATCAAACCTTGCTAACACAGTTCTAACACTGAAGAAACTTGGAATTGATGACTTGGTGCATTTTGATTTTATGGACCCTCCTGCTCCTGAGACCTTGATGCGAGCACTGGAGATGCTGAATTATTTGGGAGCCTTGGATGATGAAGGAAACTTGACAAGGCTTGGGGAGATCATGAGTGAGTTTCCATTGGATCCTCAGATGTCAAAGATGCTGGTCGTTAGTCCTGAATTCAACTGTTCAAATGAGATTCTATCCATCTCCGCGATGCTCTCAG TACCCAATTGCTTTGTACGACCTAGGGAGGCACAGAAGGCTGCTGATGAAGCAAAAGCTAGGTTTGGGCACATAGATGGAGATCACTTGACGCTGCTGAATGTCTACCATGCATACAAGCAAAACA ATGAGGATCCATCTTGGTGTTACGAGAATTTTGTCAATCACCGGGCTCTCAAATCTGCTGATAATGTTAGACAACAGCTTGTACGCATCATGGCGAGGTATAACATCAAGTTGTGCAGCACGGACTTCAACAGCCGCGAGTATTATGTCAACATAAGAAAGGCTATGCTGGCTGGATATTTTATGCAGGTTGCTCACCTGGAGCGGACTGGGCACTACCTAACGGTCAAGGACAATCAA GTTGTGCACTTACATCCCTCAAATTGTCTGGATCACAAGCCGGAGTGGGTTATATACAGCGAATACGTTAAAACCAGCCGGAATTTTATCCGGACAGTGACAGATATTCGTGGTGAATG GCTGGTAGACTTAGCATCACATTACTATGACTTGGAAAACTTTCCAAATTGTGAGGCAAAGCGTGTTCTGGAGAAGCTTTATAAGAAGCCGAAGCGAGAGAAGGAAGAGAGCAAGAACAAAAAATGA
- the LOC126653963 gene encoding probable glycerol-3-phosphate acyltransferase 3 — protein MFTNASFFKNLFFFFFRLVSGNPKVLHRSFSSLYSGQTKYQRYPSLAHRTDLSSKTLVFNVEQTLLKSSSLFPYFMLVAFEAGSIFRAFLLFLLYPFVCLVDRETGLKIMVMVSFLGVKKENFRVGRAVLPKFFLEDVGLEAFEVLKRGGKKVAVSEFPQVMIESFLRDYLEIDIVVGRELKSVYGYFTGVMEEKNKEIMKVSEKIISQDYNNVVGISRFNRSLDDHQLFSHCKEIYLVRESDKRSWQELPRDKYPNPLIFHDGRLAIKPTPLSSLALFMWLPFSLILAGIRLIAALTLPYKISIPILAFSGIRCTLSNPNNNPLKSQTNTKKGLLFVCNHRTLLDPLYLSFSLNKYFTAVTYSLSRMSEILSPIRTVRLTRNRDKDAMMMEKLLSQGDLVVCPEGTTCREPYLLRFSPLFAEMSEEIIPVALDTHVSMFYGTTAGGLKCLDPIFFLMNPLPSYMIQVLDQESGLLKRDDDKNGEDKSRFDVANHVQSEIGKALGFECTNLTRRDKYLILAGNEGFTT, from the exons ATGTTTACTAATGCTTCTTTCTTCAAGaatctcttctttttcttctttcgaCTTGTTTCCGGCAACCCGAAAGTACTTCACCGGAGTTTTAGCAGTCTCTACTCCGGTCAAACTAAGTACCAAAGATACCCTTCACTTGCTCATAGAACAGACCTGTCGAGCAAAACTTTAGTCTTTAATGTCGAACAAACTCTGTTGAAATCATCCTCTTTGTTTCCTTACTTTATGCTTGTAGCTTTTGAAGCTGGAAGCATATTTAGGGCTTTTTTACTTTTCCTTTTATACCCTTTTGTCTGTTTGGTTGACAGGGAAACGGGGTTGAAGATAATGGTAATGGTTAGTTTCTTGGGTGTCAAGAAAGAAAATTTTAGGGTTGGAAGAGCTGTTTTGCCTAAATTTTTCTTGGAGGATGTTGGGTTAGAAGCTTTTGAAGTGTTGAAAAGAGGCGGGAAAAAAGTTGCTGTTAGTGAGTTTCCTCAAGTTATGATCGAGAGTTTTTTGAGAGATTATTTGGAGATTGATATTGTTGTTGGAAGAGAATTAAAATCTGTTTATGGGTATTTTACTGGAGTCATGgaagagaaaaataaagaaattatgaAAGTTTCTGAGAAGATAATTAGTCAAGATTATAATAATGTTGTTGGTATTAGTCGGTTCAATAGGTCTCTTGATGATCATCAGCTGTTCTCTCATTGCAAG GAAATTTACTTGGTCAGAGAGTCAGACAAAAGGAGCTGGCAAGAATTACCCAGAGACAAATACCCAAACCCCCTCATTTTCCACGATGGTAGATTAGCCATTAAACCAACCCCACTCTCTTCTCTAGCCCTATTCATGTGGCTCCCCTTCAGCCTCATCCTCGCCGGAATCCGCTTAATCGCCGCCTTAACTCTCCCCTACAAAATCTCCATCCCCATCTTAGCCTTCTCCGGCATCCGCTGCACACTATCAAACCCTAATAATAACCCCTTAAAATCACAAACCAACACGAAAAAAGGACTTCTTTTCGTCTGTAACCACAGAACATTACTAGACCCTTTATACCTCTCATTCTCACTAAACAAATACTTTACTGCCGTCACCTACAGCCTAAGCAGGATGTCGGAGATATTATCACCGATCAGAACCGTTCGATTAACGCGTAACCGCGATAAAGACGCCATGATGATGGAGAAACTATTGAGTCAAGGTGATCTCGTGGTATGTCCGGAAGGTACAACATGTAGAGAACCCTATCTTTTAAGGTTCAGCCCATTATTTGCGGAGATGAGTGAAGAAATTATTCCGGTGGCTTTGGACACTCATGTTAGTATGTTTTACGGCACGACAGCCGGCGGGTTAAAATGTTTAGACCCTATTTTTTTTCTGATGAATCCTTTACCGAGTTACATGATTCAGGTTCTTGATCAAGAATCTGGGCTGTTGAAACGTGACGATGATAAAAATGGTGAGGATAAATCAAGATTTGATGTTGCTAATCATGTGCAAAGTGAGATTGGTAAGGCTTTAGGATTTGAGTGCACCAATCTTACAAGAAGagataaatatttgattttggCTGGTAATGAGGGATTTACTACTTGA